A window of the Helianthus annuus cultivar XRQ/B chromosome 4, HanXRQr2.0-SUNRISE, whole genome shotgun sequence genome harbors these coding sequences:
- the LOC110933450 gene encoding U-box domain-containing protein 9, which yields MVNKKSKKGPTSKKIVSRKEETQNHNQNQQEVEGMSMDLAGSLDKMKTNVEASVTQLRILVNRSLEKLDTLGTLRDELKGLKEDFKTVVDIIRLEMQAMIQEEIARLQSEVDAKIQNFHKNFAELEAKLIDTNKAKLEACLGSMQTYDRESIVEKIKDKKICPISKIEINTTLTPNVLIKEMIMEWSCKNNGGPFELFVNEVVAEIQKKKISGYTENINSINPMDKRRTALMLRALTHFNEAHCLHLAYPVTVYNIVKVLVQHEHNDEEFEEDLHYTVYHIAVHEANRGVLCEYTMLILFLINGLEHGKPDTIRKICASTIRELSYVRDNQEKLGQSGAVKTFIGVLKRRDSLIQNDAAKSLLYLCENPKNTERILVEGGVELLYEWISSKELVVEVVKLLVKITENALVCLRWRNINGIRLLFSTLKDDDCAKETKLDFLDCLINVCGLDPNSRMDMRGDDNLVAFILELGKSKEHLVKVKARELMNKINNRAKY from the exons ATGGTAAACAAGAAAAGCAAGAAAGGACCTACGAGCAAGAAAATTGTCTCTAGAAAAGAAGAGACACAGAATCATAACCAGAATCAACAAGAAGTTGAAGGCATGTCTATGGATTTGGCCGGATCCTTAGACAAAATGAAGACTAATGTCGAAGCATCGGTCACACAACTCAGAATTCTTGTCAATCGTTCCTTGGAAAAGCTAGACACTTTGGGAACATTGCGGGATGAGTTAAAAGGACTCAAAGAAGACTTCAAAACCGTTGTCGACATCATACGCCTCGAGATGCAAGCCATGATCCAGGAGGAAATCGCAAGGCTGCAGAGTGAGGTAGACGCCAAGATTCAAAACTTTCACAAAAACTTTGCTGAGTTAGAAGCAAAATTGATCGACACCAACAAGGCAAAACTAGAAGCATGTCTGGGGTCCATGCAA ACTTATGACAGAGAGTCAATAGTTGAAAAGATAAAAGACAAAAAGATTTGCCCTATTTCCAAGATAGAGATTAATACCACATTAACACCAAATGTCCTCATAAAAGAGATGATTATGGAGTGGAGTTGTAAAAATAATGGAGGGCCATTTGAGTTATTTGTGAACGAGGTAGTGGCAGAAATTCAGAAAAAGAAGATTAGCGGATATACTGAGAACATCAATTCGATCAACCCAATGGATAAGCGGAGGACTGCTCTAATGCTTAGGGCATTAACCCATTTTAACGAGGCACACTGCCTACACCTTGCTTATCCGGTAACGGTTTACAACATAGTTAAAGTCCTTGTTCAACATGAACATAATGACGAAGAGTTCGAGGAAGACTTGCATTACACGGTCTATCATATTGCAGTACATGAAGCAAATAGAGGGGTCTTATGCGAATATACAATGTTGATACTATTTCTGATTAATGGGTTGGAACATGGAAAACCGGATACAATTAGAAAGATATGTGCATCTACCATACGGGAGCTATCATATGTTAGAGACAATCAAGAAAAACTTGGACAGAGCGGGGCTGTGAAGACCTTCATAGGTGTTTTAAAGAGACGTGATTCCCTAATTCAAAACGACGCTGCTAAATCTTTGTTGTACTTGTGTGAAAATCCAAAAAATACCGAAAGAATACTTGTCGAGGGAGGAGTAGAGTTGCTCTATGAATGGATTTCAAGTAAGGAATTAGTTGTAGAAGTGGTCAAACTCCTTGTGAAAATCACTGAAAATGCGTTGGTGTGCCTAAGGTGGAGAAACATCAACGGTATACGGTTGTTATTTTCAACTTTGAAAGATGATGATTGTGCCAAGGAAACAAAGCTGGATTTTCTAGATTGTTTGATAAATGTATGCGGGCTCGATCCAAATTCACGGATGGACATGCGAGGAGATGATAACCTTGTAGCCTTCATCTTAGAACTGGGTAAGAGTAAAGAGCATCTTGTTAAAGTAAAAGCTCGTGAGTTGATGAACAAGATAAACAACCGGGCGAAGTATTAG